Proteins encoded by one window of Hemiscyllium ocellatum isolate sHemOce1 chromosome 50, sHemOce1.pat.X.cur, whole genome shotgun sequence:
- the LOC132805453 gene encoding diamine acetyltransferase 1-like isoform X2 produces MAFTVREATVEDTVQIAALIKELAENENLSEQVTQAEEGLIRDGFTEGPYYKSLVAEVPADQACRGHTVVGFALYFPSYGTWKGRAIYLEDLYVMKGFHDRGIGDALLQRVTERDQSRIYFHKAVTLTCDGLHCFSLHVMHLLKTISR; encoded by the exons ATGGCATTCACTGTTCGGGAGGCGACAGTGGAAGACACGGTGCAGATCGCTGCACTGATTAAG GAACTGGCTGAAAATGAAAACCTTTCGGAACAGGTCACGCAGGCTGAAGAAG GCCTGATACGGGATGGATTCACAGAAGGTCCCTATTACAAAAGTCTTGTGGCAGAGGTTCCAGCAGATCAGGCGTGTCGAG GACACACTGTTGTGGGCTTTGCCTTATACTTCCCCAGCTACGGGACGTGGAAGGGAAGAGCCATTTACCTGGAAGATCTGTACGTCATGAAGGGTTTTCATG accGAGGAATTGGTGATGCACTTCTGCAGAGAGTGACGGAG CGTGACCAATCGAGAATATATTTTCACAAAGCTGTGACATTGACCTGTGATGGGCTGCATTGTTTTAGCCTCCACGTCATGCACCTTCTGAAGACGATCTCTCGCTGA
- the LOC132805453 gene encoding diamine acetyltransferase 1-like isoform X1: MAFTVREATVEDTVQIAALIKELAENENLSEQVTQAEEGLIRDGFTEGPYYKSLVAEVPADQACRGHTVVGFALYFPSYGTWKGRAIYLEDLYVMKGFHDRGIGDALLQRVTEIAIQNKCSLVNFVVRNNNFPSIDFYQAKGAVDLTKSEGWHLFRLEQEQLEKLTGGKGQNVPASPSP, from the exons ATGGCATTCACTGTTCGGGAGGCGACAGTGGAAGACACGGTGCAGATCGCTGCACTGATTAAG GAACTGGCTGAAAATGAAAACCTTTCGGAACAGGTCACGCAGGCTGAAGAAG GCCTGATACGGGATGGATTCACAGAAGGTCCCTATTACAAAAGTCTTGTGGCAGAGGTTCCAGCAGATCAGGCGTGTCGAG GACACACTGTTGTGGGCTTTGCCTTATACTTCCCCAGCTACGGGACGTGGAAGGGAAGAGCCATTTACCTGGAAGATCTGTACGTCATGAAGGGTTTTCATG accGAGGAATTGGTGATGCACTTCTGCAGAGAGTGACGGAG ATCGCGATACAGAACAAATGCTCCCTGGTGAACTTTGTTGTCCGGAATAACAACTTTCCAAGCATTGACTTCTACCAGGCGAAGGGGGCCGTGGATCTGACCAAGTCGGAAGGCTGGCATCTCTTCAGGTTGGAGCAGGAACAGCTGGAAAAGCTAACAGGAGGAAAGGGGCAGAATGTCCCGGCCTCTCCCTCTCCATAA